The following are encoded in a window of Acidobacteriota bacterium genomic DNA:
- a CDS encoding NAD(P)H-hydrate dehydratase, with protein MRILTPAQMRDAERRTIDDHQVPSLHLMERAGEEVVAAIEAHVASRPGEATVLCGRGNNGGDGWVAARLIRQRGWNVAGLLFARVDEVAGDARVNLERAREAGVPVAEVLDDVAWDPYRRRLGAGGLVVDALFGTGLKRPLDGLLATVANDVNAAGGPVVAIDLPSGLLADLSRPSGPCPSATLTVTLGAPKLALALRPEPAGRVVVADIGIPAGVIATLEGPRIELLTAEAIRSSIPVRPAESHKGDYGRVAIVAGSRGRTGAARLAGLGALRAGAGLVTVAGPASCREMIAGEPEYMTLDLPDAAGVVTGAGLAALLAGSFDVVAAGPGLATGPGCRAIVHGLLDRAGRGPLVLDADALTVCAEDPGRLRGRPEAPVVITPHPGEMARLSGATVDDVQRDRIGAAHGLATSHGVHVVLKGARTVIARADGGVLINTTGNPGMATGGSGDVLTGVVAAWLAQVEDVGAAVALAVHLHGLAGDLAAAEMGETGVIARDIAYHLGRAVEKLTGKDDDR; from the coding sequence ATGCGCATCCTCACCCCGGCGCAGATGCGCGACGCAGAGCGCCGCACGATAGACGACCACCAGGTACCGTCGCTGCACCTGATGGAGCGCGCCGGGGAAGAGGTCGTCGCCGCCATCGAGGCGCACGTGGCGAGCCGGCCCGGCGAGGCGACGGTTCTGTGTGGCCGCGGGAACAACGGCGGCGACGGCTGGGTGGCGGCCCGGCTGATCCGGCAGCGCGGGTGGAACGTGGCCGGGCTCCTGTTCGCGCGGGTGGACGAGGTGGCCGGCGACGCCCGTGTCAATCTGGAGCGGGCACGGGAGGCCGGCGTTCCGGTCGCGGAGGTGCTGGACGACGTCGCCTGGGATCCGTACCGGCGACGGCTGGGGGCCGGCGGCCTCGTCGTGGACGCGCTCTTCGGGACCGGGTTGAAACGCCCGCTGGACGGGTTGCTCGCCACCGTCGCGAACGACGTCAACGCCGCGGGCGGTCCGGTGGTGGCGATAGATCTTCCGTCCGGGTTGCTCGCCGACCTGTCGCGCCCGTCGGGGCCGTGCCCGAGTGCGACGCTCACCGTCACGCTCGGCGCGCCGAAGCTGGCCCTCGCCCTGCGACCGGAACCGGCCGGCCGGGTGGTGGTGGCGGACATCGGTATCCCGGCCGGCGTGATCGCGACCCTGGAAGGTCCGCGCATCGAGTTGCTCACGGCCGAAGCGATTCGTTCCTCGATACCGGTTCGTCCGGCGGAGTCGCACAAGGGCGACTACGGGCGGGTCGCGATCGTGGCGGGCTCGCGCGGGCGGACCGGTGCGGCGCGGCTGGCCGGGCTCGGCGCGCTGCGGGCGGGCGCGGGCCTGGTGACGGTGGCGGGGCCGGCGTCGTGCCGGGAGATGATCGCCGGCGAGCCGGAGTACATGACCCTGGATCTGCCGGACGCGGCGGGGGTGGTCACCGGGGCCGGACTGGCGGCCCTGCTGGCGGGCTCGTTCGACGTCGTGGCGGCCGGACCGGGCCTGGCGACGGGGCCGGGATGCCGTGCGATCGTGCACGGGCTGCTCGATCGTGCCGGGCGGGGACCGCTCGTGCTGGACGCCGACGCGCTGACCGTCTGCGCCGAGGATCCCGGCCGCCTGCGCGGCCGTCCGGAAGCGCCGGTCGTCATCACGCCGCATCCGGGCGAGATGGCGCGGCTGTCGGGCGCCACGGTCGACGACGTTCAGCGGGACCGGATAGGGGCAGCGCACGGGCTCGCTACCTCCCACGGCGTCCATGTGGTGCTCAAGGGCGCCCGGACCGTGATCGCCCGCGCCGACGGCGGGGTGCTCATCAACACCACCGGCAACCCGGGGATGGCCACGGGCGGCAGCGGCGACGTGCTGACCGGCGTCGTGGCGGCCTGGCTGGCGCAGGTGGAGGACGTCGGTGCGGCCGTCGCGCTGGCCGTGCACCTCCATGGTCTGGCCGGTGACCTGGCCGCGGCGGAAATGGGCGAGACCGGCGTGATCGCACGGGACATCGCGTACCATCTCGGCCGGGCGGTCGAGAAGCTGACCGGGAAGGACGACGACCGGTGA
- the tsaE gene encoding tRNA (adenosine(37)-N6)-threonylcarbamoyltransferase complex ATPase subunit type 1 TsaE has translation MTTTHASRSEADTMRIARDLATVLERAPSAVLLYGDLGTGKTAFVRGLVEGAGGCPDEVSSPTFVLMQEYPGRRLVHHVDLYRLGGEDVADLEPLLDEMLAADAIVAIEWADRLRSLPEAAVRVRITDRGGDDREITVDGPVPP, from the coding sequence GTGACGACGACGCACGCCAGCCGCTCCGAGGCGGACACGATGCGCATCGCCCGCGATCTGGCCACCGTCCTGGAGCGGGCGCCGTCCGCCGTGCTCCTGTACGGCGATCTCGGGACGGGCAAGACGGCCTTCGTGCGCGGGCTGGTGGAAGGCGCCGGCGGCTGCCCGGACGAGGTCAGCAGCCCGACGTTCGTACTGATGCAGGAGTATCCCGGCCGCCGGCTCGTCCACCACGTCGACCTCTACCGCCTGGGCGGCGAAGACGTCGCGGATCTGGAGCCGCTGCTGGACGAGATGCTCGCCGCCGACGCCATCGTCGCCATCGAGTGGGCCGACCGGCTTCGCAGCCTGCCCGAAGCCGCCGTGCGCGTGCGCATCACCGACCGGGGCGGAGACGACCGCGAGATCACCGTGGACGGACCGGTGCCGCCGTGA
- the guaB gene encoding IMP dehydrogenase, with the protein MTSATVETALTFDDVLLRPRHSTSLPREVDVGTRLTRRIPLNLPLLSAAMDTVTESRMAIAMAQLGGIGIVHKNLDVQAQASEVDRVKRSESGMIVNPITLSPEARVSQALELMRKYRISGVPITADGRNEGRLVGILTNRDLRFHGDVQRPISEVMTREKLITVPVGTTLAQAKDILHQHRVEKLLVVDQQFNLRGLITVKDIQKAIKYPNACKDSLGRLRVGAAVGIAADALERAEALVAANVDVLVLDSAHGHSQNVIDAAARLRQAFPSVDLIAGNVATAGGVRALAEAGVDAVKVGIGSGSICTTRIIAGIGVPMVTAVAECAAAAAKYDVPVIADGGIRYSGDITKALAVGASAVMMGSLFAGTDESPGELVLYQGRSFKDYRGMGSLGAMRGGGTDRYFQEEFDLSRPEDSEQKLVPEGIEGRVPYKGSVATMIHQLEGGLRAGMGYCGAPNLDALRRDAELVRITPAGVRESHVHDVVITKEAPNYQSE; encoded by the coding sequence CTGACCAGCGCCACCGTCGAGACGGCGTTGACGTTCGACGACGTCCTGCTCCGCCCGCGCCACTCGACCTCCCTGCCGCGCGAGGTGGACGTCGGCACGCGTCTGACGCGGCGCATTCCCCTGAACCTGCCGCTCCTCAGCGCGGCCATGGACACCGTAACGGAGTCACGGATGGCGATCGCGATGGCGCAGCTCGGCGGCATCGGGATAGTCCACAAGAACCTCGACGTCCAGGCGCAGGCATCGGAAGTGGACCGGGTAAAGCGCTCGGAGAGCGGGATGATCGTCAATCCAATCACGCTCTCGCCGGAAGCACGGGTCTCGCAGGCGCTCGAGTTGATGCGGAAGTACCGGATTTCGGGCGTGCCGATCACGGCCGACGGGCGCAACGAGGGGCGCCTGGTCGGAATACTGACGAACCGCGACCTGCGGTTCCACGGCGACGTCCAGCGTCCCATCTCGGAGGTGATGACGCGCGAGAAGCTCATCACCGTGCCGGTCGGCACGACGCTCGCGCAGGCGAAGGACATCCTGCATCAGCACCGCGTCGAGAAGCTCCTCGTCGTCGACCAGCAGTTCAACCTGCGCGGTCTGATCACCGTCAAGGACATCCAAAAGGCGATCAAGTATCCCAACGCGTGCAAGGACTCGCTCGGCCGCCTGCGGGTCGGGGCGGCCGTCGGCATCGCCGCCGACGCCCTCGAGCGGGCCGAGGCGCTCGTCGCCGCCAATGTCGACGTGCTCGTCCTCGACAGCGCGCACGGGCATTCCCAGAACGTGATCGACGCGGCGGCCCGACTGCGGCAGGCGTTTCCGTCGGTGGATCTCATCGCCGGCAACGTCGCGACCGCGGGCGGGGTGCGCGCGCTGGCCGAGGCGGGGGTGGACGCCGTCAAGGTCGGCATCGGCTCCGGCTCCATCTGCACGACCCGGATCATCGCCGGCATCGGGGTCCCGATGGTCACTGCGGTCGCCGAGTGCGCCGCTGCCGCGGCGAAGTACGACGTTCCGGTCATCGCCGACGGCGGGATCCGCTATTCGGGCGACATCACGAAGGCGCTGGCGGTCGGCGCCAGCGCGGTCATGATGGGCAGCCTGTTCGCGGGCACCGACGAGAGCCCGGGCGAGCTCGTCCTCTACCAGGGCCGCAGCTTCAAGGACTATCGCGGGATGGGCTCCCTCGGGGCGATGCGCGGCGGCGGCACGGATCGCTACTTCCAGGAGGAGTTCGATCTGTCCCGGCCCGAGGATAGTGAGCAGAAGCTCGTGCCCGAGGGCATAGAGGGACGTGTCCCCTACAAGGGCAGCGTCGCGACGATGATCCACCAGTTGGAGGGCGGGCTGCGGGCCGGCATGGGGTACTGCGGAGCGCCGAACCTGGACGCGCTCCGGCGCGACGCGGAGCTGGTTCGCATCACGCCGGCCGGGGTACGAGAGAGCCACGTCCACGACGTGGTCATCACGAAGGAAGCCCCGAACTACCAGAGCGAGTAG
- the secA gene encoding preprotein translocase subunit SecA, with protein sequence MLDTLLAKVFGTQNQRDLKRVQPLVAAIGEREDEVRALSDGDLRGRTADLRAQHDQGAALDDLLVDAFAVVREAGRRMLSMRHFDVQLIGGIMLHRGKIAEMKTGEGKTLVATLAAYLNALAGEGVHVVTVNDYLARRDADWMGRIYRFLGMTVGVIQHDLRDAERHAAYRCDITYGTNNEFGFDYLRDNMKFDVAQFVQRGHHFAVVDEVDSILIDEARTPLIISGPAQQSTELYYEVDRIIPRLKPGAVTQGNVPAERREELEDTGDFLKDEKHKTVTLTESGMAICEKLLKHRLQPGGLYDPSNMPLLHHINQALRAHSLFERDVDYMVKDGQVVIVDEFTGRLMPGRRWSDGLHQAVEAKEKVKIERENQTLATVTFQNYFRKYEKLSGMTGTAETEATEFAKIYELDVFSVPTNRELIRVEEPDLVYRTEREKYVAIVDDIIEQQEAGRPVLVGTVSIEKSERLSGLLKRRGIKHVVLNAKYHDKEAEIVAQAGRSGTVTIATNMAGRGTDILLGGNPDHMARRQALADEAAERLPEGEEKFVDDEEFVYFSHDGFHRVPRADWDRLQARHVAQTQADHEAVVEAGGLHIIGTERHEARRIDNQLRGRAGRQGDPGSSRFYLSLEDDLMRIFGSDRIQGLMDRLGMEEGVPIEHGMVTKAIERAQKQVEAQNFSVRKHLLEYDDVMNKQRENVYALRRELLEGTIIIEEDEEIDTHEYVLTLGEGAIDEAVQTHCGRDVDPDEWDLTALRQSVEELFGLDPDELDAIELDDKSPDEMHEALWSMARGHYEERTSALDGGVLRRVERDLMLQVVDSQWKDHLYGLDHLKEGIGLRGYGQRNPLVEYKRESFTMFQAMKQRIDEETLRYLWRLRPVVRDGDGNGNRPSPVPARQATPLSFNDPGQRAPAFPGAAAGGAPRPARTGGDDVRVKTVRRNVPKVGRNQPCPCGSGKKYKKCCGA encoded by the coding sequence ATGCTGGACACCTTACTGGCCAAGGTCTTCGGCACCCAGAACCAGCGGGATCTCAAGCGCGTTCAGCCCCTGGTCGCCGCCATCGGGGAGCGTGAGGACGAAGTACGCGCGCTCTCCGACGGCGATCTCCGCGGCCGTACGGCGGATCTGCGCGCGCAGCACGACCAGGGAGCCGCGCTCGACGACCTGCTGGTCGACGCCTTCGCAGTGGTGCGCGAGGCCGGACGGCGCATGCTGAGCATGCGGCACTTCGACGTGCAGCTCATCGGCGGCATCATGCTGCACCGCGGCAAGATCGCCGAGATGAAGACCGGTGAGGGCAAGACCCTCGTCGCGACCCTTGCCGCCTACCTCAACGCCCTCGCCGGCGAGGGCGTGCACGTCGTCACCGTCAACGACTACCTCGCTCGCCGGGACGCCGACTGGATGGGCCGCATCTACCGCTTCCTCGGGATGACGGTCGGCGTGATTCAGCATGATCTGCGCGACGCGGAGCGCCACGCGGCATACCGTTGCGACATCACCTACGGCACGAACAACGAGTTCGGCTTCGACTACCTCCGCGACAACATGAAGTTCGATGTGGCGCAGTTCGTGCAGCGCGGCCATCACTTCGCGGTCGTGGACGAGGTTGACAGCATCCTGATCGACGAGGCCCGGACCCCGCTCATCATCTCGGGGCCCGCCCAGCAGTCGACGGAGCTGTACTACGAGGTGGACCGGATCATCCCGCGCCTGAAGCCGGGCGCCGTCACCCAGGGCAACGTACCGGCGGAACGTCGGGAGGAGCTCGAGGACACCGGCGATTTCCTCAAGGACGAGAAGCACAAGACCGTCACGCTGACCGAAAGCGGCATGGCGATCTGCGAGAAGCTGCTCAAGCATCGCCTGCAGCCCGGCGGATTGTACGACCCGTCCAACATGCCGCTCCTGCACCACATCAACCAGGCGTTGCGCGCCCACAGCCTCTTCGAGCGCGACGTCGACTACATGGTCAAGGACGGCCAGGTGGTGATCGTCGACGAGTTCACCGGGCGCCTCATGCCCGGCCGGCGCTGGAGCGACGGGCTGCACCAGGCGGTGGAGGCCAAGGAAAAGGTCAAGATCGAGCGCGAGAACCAGACCCTGGCCACGGTCACCTTCCAGAACTACTTCCGCAAGTACGAGAAGCTGTCCGGCATGACCGGGACGGCCGAGACCGAAGCCACCGAGTTCGCCAAGATCTACGAGCTCGACGTCTTCTCGGTGCCGACCAACCGCGAGTTGATCCGCGTCGAGGAGCCCGACCTCGTCTACCGCACCGAGCGGGAGAAGTACGTCGCCATCGTCGACGACATCATCGAGCAGCAGGAGGCTGGACGGCCGGTGCTGGTCGGCACGGTCTCGATCGAGAAGTCCGAGCGGCTGTCGGGCCTGCTCAAGCGCCGCGGCATCAAGCACGTGGTCCTCAACGCGAAGTACCACGACAAGGAAGCCGAAATCGTGGCCCAGGCGGGCCGCTCGGGCACGGTGACCATCGCCACCAACATGGCAGGACGCGGCACCGACATCCTGCTCGGCGGCAATCCCGACCACATGGCGCGCCGGCAGGCGCTGGCCGACGAGGCGGCCGAGCGGCTGCCGGAGGGCGAGGAGAAGTTCGTCGACGACGAGGAGTTCGTCTATTTCTCGCACGACGGCTTCCATCGGGTGCCGCGCGCGGACTGGGATCGCCTCCAGGCCCGGCACGTGGCGCAGACCCAGGCCGATCACGAGGCCGTCGTCGAGGCGGGCGGGCTGCACATCATCGGCACCGAGCGGCACGAGGCGCGACGCATCGACAACCAGCTCCGCGGGCGCGCCGGACGGCAGGGAGACCCCGGGTCGTCGCGCTTCTACCTGTCGCTGGAGGACGACCTGATGCGGATCTTCGGGTCGGATCGCATTCAGGGGTTGATGGACCGTCTCGGGATGGAAGAGGGCGTGCCGATCGAGCACGGCATGGTAACCAAGGCCATCGAACGCGCGCAGAAGCAGGTGGAGGCGCAGAACTTCTCCGTCCGCAAGCACCTGCTCGAGTACGACGACGTGATGAACAAGCAGCGCGAGAACGTCTACGCGCTGCGCCGGGAGCTGCTCGAAGGCACGATCATCATCGAGGAGGACGAGGAGATCGATACCCACGAGTACGTCCTGACCCTGGGCGAGGGCGCGATCGACGAGGCCGTCCAGACCCACTGCGGGCGGGATGTCGATCCGGACGAGTGGGATCTGACCGCCCTCCGGCAGAGCGTCGAGGAGCTGTTCGGCCTCGATCCCGACGAGCTCGACGCGATAGAGCTCGACGACAAGAGCCCCGACGAGATGCACGAGGCGCTCTGGTCGATGGCGCGGGGCCACTACGAGGAGAGAACGTCGGCGCTCGACGGCGGCGTGCTGCGGCGCGTGGAGCGCGACCTGATGCTGCAGGTGGTCGATTCGCAGTGGAAGGACCACCTGTACGGCCTCGACCACCTCAAGGAGGGGATCGGCCTGCGCGGGTACGGCCAGCGCAACCCGCTCGTCGAGTACAAACGCGAGAGCTTCACGATGTTCCAGGCGATGAAGCAGCGGATCGACGAAGAGACGCTGCGTTATCTCTGGCGACTGCGGCCCGTGGTGCGAGACGGTGACGGCAACGGCAACCGGCCTTCCCCGGTTCCGGCCCGGCAGGCGACCCCGCTGTCGTTCAACGATCCGGGCCAGCGGGCGCCGGCCTTCCCCGGCGCAGCGGCCGGCGGCGCCCCCCGACCGGCTCGCACGGGCGGCGACGACGTCCGCGTCAAGACGGTACGCCGCAACGTGCCGAAGGTCGGACGCAACCAGCCGTGTCCATGCGGCAGCGGCAAGAAGTACAAGAAGTGTTGCGGAGCGTGA
- a CDS encoding M23 family metallopeptidase yields MIRRRYAFIVADRATGAVRRFSVSAGLAAIVATAAAGLPLGWLLHVGWDAHVEILHLRLNNARLEIENSDYRATAAEVVGDIASLQAVIENLAARTPLDALRVRTTTERLPARMAAALRPDVAAPVGGQIFGSLRELLDSLSEELDGVRHGVAYREALAAATPTLWPVDGWVSATYGYRRDPFTGARDYHPAIDISTRPGEPVYATGAGLIASAKRSGAYGNLVEINHGFGLATRYGHLSTFAVRSGDTVERGDLIGHAGATGRATGNHVHYEVWVNGRTINPLRLISPTDALAAN; encoded by the coding sequence ATGATCCGACGACGCTACGCATTCATCGTCGCCGACCGGGCAACCGGGGCAGTTCGCCGTTTTTCCGTATCGGCCGGTCTCGCGGCGATCGTTGCGACCGCGGCGGCGGGCCTCCCGCTCGGATGGCTCCTGCACGTCGGCTGGGACGCCCACGTCGAGATCCTGCACCTGCGGCTGAACAACGCCCGTCTCGAGATCGAGAACTCGGACTACCGCGCCACGGCGGCGGAGGTCGTCGGCGACATCGCATCGCTGCAGGCGGTCATCGAGAACCTGGCTGCGCGCACGCCGCTCGACGCGTTGCGGGTGCGGACGACCACCGAACGGCTGCCGGCGAGGATGGCCGCAGCCTTGCGTCCGGACGTCGCCGCCCCGGTCGGCGGCCAGATATTCGGAAGCCTGCGCGAGCTGTTGGACTCGCTCAGCGAAGAGCTGGATGGGGTGCGGCACGGCGTCGCGTATCGCGAAGCCCTGGCCGCGGCGACGCCCACGCTCTGGCCGGTCGACGGCTGGGTGTCGGCAACCTACGGCTACCGCCGCGATCCCTTCACCGGCGCGCGCGACTACCACCCGGCCATCGACATCTCCACGCGCCCCGGGGAGCCGGTCTACGCGACGGGCGCCGGTCTGATCGCCTCGGCGAAGCGCAGCGGCGCCTACGGCAACCTCGTCGAGATAAACCACGGGTTCGGACTGGCCACCCGCTACGGCCACCTCTCCACGTTCGCGGTGCGCTCGGGCGACACCGTGGAGCGCGGAGACCTGATCGGACACGCCGGGGCGACGGGCCGGGCGACGGGCAATCACGTTCACTACGAGGTCTGGGTGAACGGGCGCACCATCAACCCGTTGCGGCTGATCAGCCCGACGGACGCGCTCGCCGCGAACTAG
- a CDS encoding YifB family Mg chelatase-like AAA ATPase: protein MLGRLRSAAMIGVEASLVDVEIDVAGGLPAFNVVGLPDSTVRESRDRVRSAIRHAGFEFPERRITVNLAPADVRKSGASYDLPIALGLLAATEVLPTRLLDDLVVVGALSLDGGVQPVRGVLPVALLAARHGHRLVLPAANLREGRIVRQVALRPAASLAQIVADLVDGAETAPCVPERPASTPVRPALDLVDVRGQRGARRALEIAAAGRHNLLFVGPPGAGKTLLARRLPGILPPPTFEEAVASTAVHSVAGLLDPAAGLLSERPFRAPHHSASDAALIGGGRDPRPGEVSLAHNGVLFLDEIVEFDRRALEALREPLEEGVVRIARALRTVQFPSRFLLVGAMNPCACGYAGEALDRCRCSPTDIRRYHDRLSGPLRDRLDLTVRVERVPFEVLAGDAPAEDSTAVLERVRRARDRQAARYCDEPCSTNADLGGPALRRHGRLDAESLALVERAVRRLGLTARGFDRIRRVARTIADLDDSPSIGRMHVAEAIQYRVIH, encoded by the coding sequence ATGTTGGGCAGGCTGCGGTCCGCGGCGATGATCGGCGTCGAGGCCTCGCTCGTCGACGTCGAGATCGACGTCGCGGGCGGCCTTCCCGCCTTCAACGTGGTGGGTCTTCCCGATTCGACGGTGCGGGAGAGCCGCGACCGCGTCCGCAGCGCCATCCGTCATGCCGGTTTCGAGTTTCCCGAGCGCCGGATCACCGTCAACCTGGCCCCGGCCGACGTCCGCAAGAGCGGCGCCAGCTACGACCTGCCGATCGCCCTCGGGCTGCTGGCCGCCACCGAAGTGCTTCCGACGCGGCTCCTCGACGATCTCGTCGTCGTGGGCGCGCTGTCCCTCGACGGCGGGGTGCAGCCGGTCCGGGGCGTGCTCCCGGTCGCACTCCTCGCCGCGCGCCACGGTCACCGCCTGGTCCTTCCGGCGGCCAACCTCCGGGAGGGCCGCATCGTGCGGCAGGTCGCCCTGCGCCCCGCCGCCTCCCTGGCGCAGATCGTCGCCGACCTGGTCGACGGCGCCGAGACTGCGCCGTGCGTGCCGGAACGACCCGCTTCGACACCCGTTCGCCCCGCGCTCGACCTCGTCGACGTCCGGGGGCAGCGCGGCGCGAGGCGGGCACTCGAGATCGCTGCCGCCGGCCGTCACAACCTGCTGTTCGTCGGTCCTCCCGGCGCCGGCAAGACCCTGCTGGCCCGGCGACTGCCCGGCATCCTGCCGCCGCCGACGTTCGAGGAGGCGGTGGCCTCGACGGCCGTCCATTCGGTCGCCGGACTGCTCGATCCGGCGGCCGGCCTGCTGTCGGAACGCCCCTTTCGGGCTCCCCATCACAGCGCGTCGGACGCCGCGCTCATCGGCGGCGGACGCGACCCGCGACCCGGCGAGGTCAGTCTCGCCCACAACGGCGTCCTGTTTCTCGACGAGATCGTGGAATTCGACCGGCGCGCCCTCGAGGCGCTGCGCGAACCCCTCGAGGAGGGTGTCGTCCGCATCGCACGGGCTCTGCGCACGGTGCAGTTCCCCTCTCGCTTCCTGCTGGTTGGGGCGATGAATCCCTGCGCGTGCGGATACGCCGGGGAGGCGCTCGACCGCTGCCGGTGCAGTCCGACGGACATCCGTCGGTACCACGATCGGCTGTCCGGTCCGCTGCGCGACAGGTTGGACCTCACGGTGCGCGTGGAACGCGTCCCGTTCGAGGTGCTCGCCGGGGACGCGCCCGCCGAGGACTCGACCGCGGTGCTCGAGCGGGTGCGCCGCGCACGGGACCGCCAGGCGGCGCGCTACTGCGACGAACCGTGCTCGACCAACGCGGACCTCGGCGGGCCGGCGCTCCGGCGTCACGGCCGACTCGATGCCGAGAGCCTGGCCCTCGTCGAGCGGGCCGTGCGGCGGCTCGGACTCACCGCACGAGGGTTCGACCGCATCCGCCGCGTGGCCCGCACCATCGCGGATCTGGACGATTCGCCGAGCATCGGAAGAATGCATGTTGCAGAAGCGATCCAGTATCGCGTGATACACTAG